One Dictyoglomus thermophilum H-6-12 DNA window includes the following coding sequences:
- a CDS encoding DUF58 domain-containing protein, whose amino-acid sequence MVYLLLFLILLGILLNELSKKYTLDRVYFNRSFSKRVAEIGEDIYIEITVENRKIIPVTFLQVIQELPSIIEYKFQVNKIRTKDFLYHTMTFFLLPYQRIRRKYLATCTKRGRYVFGNVEICGGDFLGLNLKTKSISLVQDLVVLPKRKDLEKDLIPYGNFNGDVSVKRWIIEDPTMIIGVKEYTGREPAKTIHWPLSLKHHKILVKNFDFTYENNAMIFLNVECSKPYWIKMDENSIEECISVARSIGEIFHDRKVPFGFTTNSLIYGFSRDENTVYPGMGDTHLQLFLEYLGRLSYNVNVPFEEIIKAFMRNNNFMISTYVIITPYLLREYIPYISALDTDLTKVIVISYYDENLGLLSPRVLKYSLRREKDVAFIS is encoded by the coding sequence ATGGTATATCTTTTACTTTTTTTAATATTACTTGGTATTTTGTTAAATGAACTATCTAAAAAATATACCTTAGATAGAGTATATTTTAACAGAAGTTTTTCAAAAAGAGTTGCAGAGATAGGAGAGGATATATACATAGAAATAACGGTTGAAAATAGAAAGATAATTCCTGTTACTTTTCTTCAGGTTATTCAGGAATTACCTTCGATTATTGAGTATAAATTTCAGGTAAATAAGATAAGGACAAAGGATTTTTTATATCATACTATGACTTTTTTCCTTCTTCCCTATCAAAGGATAAGGAGAAAATATCTTGCAACTTGTACAAAAAGAGGAAGGTATGTGTTTGGAAATGTAGAAATCTGTGGTGGAGATTTCTTAGGATTAAATCTTAAGACTAAATCTATATCTCTTGTTCAGGATTTAGTGGTTCTTCCTAAAAGAAAAGATCTTGAAAAGGATTTAATTCCTTATGGAAATTTTAATGGGGATGTTTCTGTAAAAAGGTGGATCATAGAGGATCCTACTATGATTATTGGGGTTAAGGAATATACTGGTAGGGAACCAGCTAAAACTATTCATTGGCCACTTTCTTTAAAACACCATAAGATACTTGTTAAAAATTTTGATTTTACCTATGAAAACAATGCAATGATATTTTTAAATGTAGAGTGTTCCAAACCTTATTGGATTAAAATGGATGAAAATAGTATTGAAGAATGCATATCTGTGGCAAGAAGTATAGGGGAGATATTTCATGATAGAAAAGTTCCTTTTGGATTTACAACTAACTCGTTGATTTATGGTTTCTCAAGAGATGAGAATACTGTTTATCCTGGAATGGGGGATACCCATCTTCAGCTTTTTTTAGAATATTTAGGAAGGCTTTCTTATAATGTTAATGTTCCTTTTGAAGAGATTATAAAGGCTTTTATGAGGAATAATAATTTTATGATTTCTACTTATGTAATAATTACGCCATATCTATTAAGAGAGTATATTCCTTATATTTCTGCCCTTGATACTGATTTAACCAAAGTAATAGTTATATCATACTATGACGAAAATCTTGGTCTTCTTTCTCCAAGGGTGTTAAAGTACTCTTTAAGAAGGGAAAAAGATGTGGCTTTTATATCTTGA
- a CDS encoding L-lactate dehydrogenase: MKKILIVGAGAVGTSFAYSLIHKGLVEEIVLYDIDEKKAKGEALDLAHGIYFTKPVEVRAGGLEEAKDSDIVVITAGAKQRPGETRLQLLDRNISIYKDLVPEIVKNGFKGIFLIVTNPVDVLTYFAYTFSGFPRNRVIGSGTVLDSSRFAYLLSKHCDVDPRSVNAYVIGEHGDTAVLAWSLTHIGGISISEFCPVCGRRCFDEDVKKAIIKEVRDSAYKIIEYKGATYYAIGLALVNIVEAIVRDENRILPVSTVHPQIFEFKDVPLSLPSIVGRNGVKKVLRVKLTEEEEKELYNSAKFIKEAIDSFSSLSLSSR; the protein is encoded by the coding sequence ATGAAAAAGATATTAATCGTAGGAGCTGGTGCTGTTGGTACATCTTTTGCTTATAGTCTCATTCATAAAGGTTTGGTAGAGGAGATTGTACTTTACGATATAGATGAAAAAAAGGCAAAAGGAGAAGCCTTAGATTTAGCTCATGGAATATATTTTACAAAACCTGTTGAGGTAAGAGCTGGAGGATTAGAAGAGGCGAAAGATTCCGATATAGTGGTAATTACTGCTGGAGCAAAACAAAGGCCTGGGGAGACAAGACTACAGCTATTAGATAGGAATATTAGTATTTATAAAGATCTTGTCCCAGAAATAGTTAAAAATGGCTTTAAAGGAATATTTTTGATAGTAACTAATCCTGTAGACGTTTTGACATATTTTGCTTATACCTTTTCCGGCTTTCCAAGAAATAGGGTGATAGGTTCAGGTACTGTTCTTGATAGTTCAAGATTTGCATATCTTCTTTCAAAACATTGTGATGTAGATCCAAGATCTGTAAATGCTTATGTGATAGGAGAGCACGGAGATACTGCAGTATTAGCTTGGAGTTTAACGCATATTGGAGGAATTTCTATTTCAGAGTTTTGTCCTGTCTGTGGTAGAAGATGCTTTGACGAAGATGTCAAGAAAGCAATAATTAAAGAAGTTAGAGATTCAGCGTATAAAATAATTGAATATAAGGGTGCTACCTATTATGCTATAGGTCTTGCTTTAGTAAATATAGTGGAAGCTATAGTCAGAGATGAAAATAGAATTCTTCCTGTTTCTACAGTTCATCCTCAAATTTTTGAATTTAAAGATGTACCTTTGAGCCTGCCTTCTATAGTAGGAAGAAATGGAGTTAAAAAAGTTTTGCGGGTAAAATTGACAGAAGAGGAAGAGAAGGAACTTTATAACTCGGCGAAGTTTATAAAAGAGGCCATAGATTCTTTTAGTTCTCTCTCCTTATCCTCACGTTAA
- a CDS encoding AAA family ATPase: MDIDRYVDFKEKVVKNVSKAIVGKEKIIELIAISFICGGHVLLEDVPGLGKTLMVKAFAKTVGGSFKRIQFTPDLLPSDLTGINFYNQKKAEFEFRPGPLFANIILADEINRATPRTQSSLLEAMEEKQVTVDGVTWKLPDPFMVLATQNPVETYGTFPLPEAELDRFFMRIKVGYPTREEEIEIINRNKKRDILEDVESVISLDEVYYLRDNFSEVRISREVMDYLLDIVEYTRNSDSILLGVSPRGSIALFKASQVYALFNGRDYVIPEDIKYLAPFVLNHRIISIGASRTKDIYENINIILENIKVPLEEV; encoded by the coding sequence ATGGATATAGATAGGTATGTAGATTTCAAAGAAAAAGTTGTAAAAAACGTTTCAAAGGCAATAGTAGGAAAAGAAAAGATAATTGAGTTGATAGCGATTTCTTTTATATGTGGAGGGCATGTTTTATTAGAAGATGTACCTGGGCTTGGAAAAACTTTGATGGTAAAGGCTTTTGCTAAGACTGTTGGAGGATCTTTCAAAAGGATTCAGTTTACACCAGATCTTCTTCCCTCTGATCTTACAGGGATTAATTTTTATAATCAAAAGAAAGCAGAATTTGAGTTTAGACCCGGTCCTTTGTTTGCTAATATCATTCTCGCCGATGAAATAAATAGGGCAACTCCAAGAACTCAAAGTAGTTTATTGGAGGCTATGGAAGAAAAACAAGTTACCGTAGACGGGGTTACCTGGAAATTGCCCGATCCTTTCATGGTGCTTGCAACTCAGAACCCTGTAGAGACCTACGGAACCTTTCCTCTTCCTGAAGCAGAACTTGATAGATTTTTTATGAGAATAAAGGTAGGCTATCCTACAAGGGAAGAAGAGATAGAGATTATAAATAGAAATAAGAAGAGAGATATATTAGAAGATGTGGAAAGTGTGATAAGTCTTGATGAGGTATATTATTTAAGAGATAACTTTAGTGAGGTTAGAATCTCAAGAGAAGTTATGGATTACCTTCTTGACATAGTTGAATACACAAGAAATTCAGATTCCATTCTCCTTGGAGTAAGCCCAAGAGGAAGCATTGCCCTTTTTAAGGCAAGTCAAGTTTATGCCCTTTTCAATGGTAGGGACTATGTAATTCCAGAGGATATAAAATATTTGGCTCCTTTTGTGTTGAATCATAGAATAATCTCTATAGGAGCTTCCAGAACAAAGGATATCTATGAAAATATTAATATTATTCTCGAGAATATAAAAGTTCCTTTAGAGGAAGTATAG
- a CDS encoding KaiC domain-containing protein: MDKEERSYQQQPQYEVVEDAILSLKDIGDRAVEIRGVPTGIEGLDNLFFTTKIEKGKTKVVPLGGIPQYSVFNLTGISDTGKSLMGEQFAIKQASLGNAVAFITVESPAHFVATSMKSRAAAMGVEENVIDENIVFIDAASYSKLREDVPTLLATLAHAIKKYKIKYTVIDSITGLYEAKEMMARVIVRQLFNFMKKWYQTAIFISQKRSSQEEFSAEAAGGFAISHIVDGTMVLSKVLISSQYMERMYKRPMGELVRLFRIDGCRMCGHSTDTYLLEIDKNGLVRIGQSLKELSKGVKVDANT, encoded by the coding sequence ATGGATAAAGAAGAAAGAAGTTATCAACAGCAACCCCAATATGAAGTAGTAGAAGATGCGATTTTGTCTTTAAAAGATATAGGCGATAGAGCTGTAGAGATAAGAGGTGTTCCTACAGGTATAGAAGGACTTGATAACCTCTTTTTTACTACTAAAATTGAGAAAGGAAAAACAAAAGTTGTACCTTTAGGGGGTATTCCTCAGTATAGTGTATTTAACTTAACAGGAATCTCTGATACAGGTAAAAGTCTTATGGGAGAACAATTTGCTATAAAGCAAGCCTCCCTGGGGAATGCAGTGGCATTTATAACAGTAGAGTCTCCAGCTCATTTTGTGGCTACATCAATGAAATCCAGGGCTGCTGCGATGGGGGTTGAAGAAAATGTAATTGATGAGAATATTGTGTTTATTGATGCTGCATCTTATTCTAAACTAAGGGAAGATGTACCAACTCTTCTTGCAACTCTTGCCCATGCCATAAAGAAATATAAGATAAAATATACGGTTATAGATTCAATAACGGGGCTTTATGAGGCTAAAGAAATGATGGCAAGAGTTATTGTTCGTCAACTTTTTAACTTTATGAAGAAATGGTATCAAACGGCCATATTCATATCTCAAAAGAGATCTAGTCAAGAGGAATTTTCAGCAGAAGCTGCAGGAGGTTTTGCCATATCACATATAGTGGATGGAACTATGGTTCTTTCAAAGGTCTTGATTAGCAGTCAATATATGGAGAGAATGTATAAGAGACCAATGGGAGAGCTGGTTAGGCTTTTTAGGATAGATGGTTGTAGGATGTGTGGACATAGCACTGATACTTATCTACTGGAGATTGATAAAAATGGTTTGGTGAGAATTGGACAGTCTTTGAAAGAACTCTCTAAGGGGGTGAAGGTAGATGCCAATACTTAG
- the rlmD gene encoding 23S rRNA (uracil(1939)-C(5))-methyltransferase RlmD produces MVKVGEEYQVRIEKINSQGQGIAYINSFVVFVDYALPGEVVKIKIHTAKKDYAVGRIVEFIEKDPRRCDPVCEVFYECGGCHLMHVNYEYQLELKKMMVEDAFKRIGKIEKEVNPVIGMENPYRYRNKAKIPVGKRRGKIVLGFYKPNTHYIVDINKCIVHHEDTDKVIETTKEAIKKFHIEVYNELQHTGLLRFVVVRRSFAFDDLMVILVSKGMIDNAKKVARFYKYKLKNLKSFYVNINPKRTNEIFGEESRLILGDETIRDKIGDFVFEISPVSFFQINSIQTEKLYNKALEYLSPNSRLVFDAYCGIGTISLFLSKKAEKVYGIEVERTAIEDAWKNARLNKVKNVEFIWGRSEEVIPRLIEDGKIPDAVVLDPPRKGCDQNLLESIIRAKIRQIIYISCYPSTLARDINILLNAGYNLVDVQPVDMFPQTFHVETIALLEKD; encoded by the coding sequence ATGGTTAAAGTTGGAGAAGAATATCAGGTAAGGATTGAGAAGATAAATTCTCAAGGGCAGGGTATTGCTTATATAAATAGTTTTGTGGTTTTTGTGGATTATGCTCTTCCGGGAGAGGTTGTTAAAATTAAGATTCATACAGCTAAAAAGGACTATGCTGTAGGAAGAATAGTAGAATTTATAGAAAAAGATCCTCGAAGATGTGATCCTGTTTGTGAGGTTTTTTACGAATGCGGTGGTTGTCATCTAATGCATGTTAACTACGAATATCAATTAGAACTAAAGAAAATGATGGTAGAAGATGCTTTTAAAAGAATTGGAAAAATTGAAAAAGAAGTGAATCCAGTTATAGGAATGGAAAATCCTTATAGGTATAGAAACAAAGCTAAGATTCCTGTAGGAAAAAGAAGAGGAAAAATAGTTTTAGGATTTTACAAACCTAACACCCATTACATAGTGGACATAAATAAGTGTATAGTACACCATGAAGATACGGATAAGGTTATAGAAACTACAAAAGAAGCTATTAAGAAGTTTCATATAGAAGTTTACAATGAGCTCCAACATACGGGACTTTTGAGATTTGTAGTAGTGAGAAGATCTTTTGCTTTTGATGATCTTATGGTGATTCTTGTTTCGAAGGGTATGATTGATAATGCTAAAAAAGTTGCGAGATTTTATAAGTATAAGCTTAAGAATTTGAAATCTTTTTATGTAAATATAAATCCTAAAAGAACCAATGAAATTTTTGGGGAAGAGAGTAGGCTTATATTAGGGGATGAGACGATAAGAGATAAAATTGGAGATTTTGTATTTGAGATATCTCCTGTTTCTTTTTTTCAAATAAATTCTATCCAGACTGAAAAACTTTATAATAAAGCGTTAGAATATCTTTCTCCTAATAGTAGATTAGTTTTTGACGCATATTGTGGAATTGGTACTATCTCTCTTTTTCTGTCAAAGAAAGCAGAAAAAGTATATGGGATAGAAGTTGAGAGAACTGCCATTGAAGATGCTTGGAAGAATGCAAGATTAAATAAAGTTAAAAATGTGGAATTTATTTGGGGAAGATCAGAAGAAGTGATACCAAGATTAATTGAGGATGGTAAGATTCCCGATGCTGTGGTACTTGATCCTCCAAGAAAAGGATGTGATCAAAATCTTCTTGAGAGTATAATTCGGGCTAAGATTCGCCAAATTATATATATTTCCTGTTATCCGTCGACTTTAGCAAGGGATATAAATATTCTTTTGAATGCTGGTTATAATTTAGTAGATGTTCAACCGGTGGATATGTTTCCTCAAACTTTCCATGTGGAGACCATTGCACTACTTGAAAAAGATTAA